The following DNA comes from Lates calcarifer isolate ASB-BC8 linkage group LG2, TLL_Latcal_v3, whole genome shotgun sequence.
AAGTTAAGCCAGTGTAGGCCATAGTAAGTAGGCTTTGACTGTGTAAAACTATTCCTGAAGCGGACAAAGTGTAGAACTGCGGCGCGTTATAACCTTTAGCCAcattcttcaaaataaaagcacagaaaatagataaataaatttGAGCAGATCCATAATCAcatcaataaaatgaaataatatagGACACATTAAAAAGCTGTGTAATTAAACTCACTTTACAGTTAATATCAAAGGTGTTGTGAAGCTTCATCTTACTTTATGGTATCAAACACCTTAAAGTAAAACTGAGCTTTTTCCTTTAGTCCCAAGCGTTCACTCACTCTGTGCTACCACAggattatttactgtattttttttattatcttaaaCTAATGCTTCTTCATATGATTATTTATTCCCAACATGGAATAAATTACTTTTGTTGGTGACAGTGTTTCGATATAAAAATAcgatttttctttcattcaggTCTCTTTTTCACAATAAggttaaacttaaaaaaaaaaactataacaataattacaaacataaaaagacattacaagaataatatttttaaaaatgcaaaaaaaaaaaaaaaaaaaaaaaaaaaaaaaaaaacgctctgatgatgctgtttatctgtgtgtgtcggGACTGGAGGTTTATTACAGTGAACTGCATTTTCCACCTTGAAAAAATGTAACCGTGATATAAGTAACATTTGTGTAAAACTCTTTGCACCAGGCTATATTCGTGtttaaaatctataaattaTACCTTGGCTCTAAGTTATCAGATATTAAATAGACTTTGTTTCAACAATGATATGTTTCATTCACAAATGTCACCACGGTTCAACTGTTTATGCCCCTCGcgggatttttttccccctatgaCAATTATCAGTccttatttattatatatatgttttcTGTGACAGGCACGACTCCCGCAATAAGTCATTCAACTCAACTAGAGCAGTAGCACATcttaaataagaaaatacaaatctaaacacaataaaagagaaaagcagaacGGAAGGAGGTAGATTTTCTTCATCTGTGGTTTGcttatttttcaggtttttcacGGCTGCGTCTTCCCTCtacaacaaacagcaaatgaGGTATGTATAACTTTGTGTACAGAAGGAAAAGACTTGATAAAagttaattgatttatttattttgaacagGAAGACAACTGTCGACTTATACTGGACAGGAAAAATTAGTCGCTTTTTTTGTACTGTTTCTCTTCAATCGAAGCATCTTCCCAcacatttttccttttgaaaaTCTTTTGTAAATGCACAATTTGTATAGTTTTAATCCCAAAATTATTTCTAAACATTTATCATTAATGTAGTGTAAACAACATGGGGCAGAAATTAGATTTTGGGGAGGATAATGAAGCATTTCTGCTTCTATATAGATTTGAAGGTGATAATTATTGgtttaaaacatgtcattgaAGTGATTTCAGAAGCTGCAGTCAGTTATGTCACATCGTAAAGAAACTACAGTAGAGCAGCCACGTCCCAGAAACCAAACAGTATTTCATTTATTAACATTAGATTGCAATTTTTACAATTACATTGAAtgactgattttatttcacCACTGGGCTGTAAAAGCTGAAATATCAGAAAGGTGAAATAGCGTAAAAAAGACGGGGCTTATTTACTTCATGCTGACTATGAGAAAGCAATACGGTATGAAATTATTACGGTAACTTTATGTAGTAACCAAATATATGACTGTAACAATAtttgacgtttttttttttttttaaaaaaaaggttcagtATATGTCATTGTTATTCTGGTCAataaaattcacacacacacacacacatacacacacgcacaaacactgAAAGGGGATATTTGTATAGGATACTATCAGATATTAccttaaattttattttatttgataaataTTGTTTACTAATCACtaaaatatttgtaaacatAACAAAGCCTCTGGCTTCGGACTTGAAGCTGAATAGTTAGTGCTCACTCATATGatcaatattaatattttcaaaagaaaaatctgtgatCAGTGTTCTGATTGGCTACGTACTTTAACTCCTGAAAGCTGATTGGCTAAGTCCAAACCAGGCTGCGTAATGACTGATCCAGCCTCAGTTGCCCACAAACAGCAAAGACGCTGTTGATTTGGACCAATCTTAGTAAAGTGACGTAAATACGGAAGCAAACGAGAATCCATTTGAGCAACAGTTGAGATATTTTTCCTGCTTTATACACCTCAGTCTGGACTGATTTCTTTCCAACCAGAGCAGCCTGAACCCTCCTtggctttttcttcttctggacCTGTACGTGTGTGGGAAAATGCTCCATTGTTTTATGTTGGCCCTTTGGCCCAGAAAACACAGGGGCCGTCGAGCGCCCAGCTTCATCCTCCTCGGGGTAAACTGTAGTGACAGAGCACTCGGGGGCCCCTCATTAGCTCTCTGTCCACTAAGAAGCAAAGAAGCTGCTTTaatcctctctgtcctcctcaaTCTGGCAACGCAGACTCGATTATAACTCCTTTTTTATTCTGCTCTCTTCTCTTACGCCCAGTTTAACCACCTTTATGAATTAATAGAATCCTAATAGCAAAAAAGCATGTTTGTTAAAAGGTGTTAAGTTACAGGCAAGTAGTAAGAACAGGTTTATGttaagtgaaaataaaagcgtcatttaatgcttttattttggcacTGCGGTTATAATTTTCTACTGTATCACTGCTTGCACTTGTATCTACACAGTATAAAACACGTTTGTTTTTCgttgtttgttttgatggttgttttgcttttttatgcACTATATAGTActtaatgtgaaaaaagttaGTCTGGTCTGGTAACtgtagaatagaataaaatagcTCATCACATTCATGTAAGTTTTATATGTTTCAGTTGGTCAGCTGCCTGATCAAGCCCACTGCAGCATTTCAGCTCAAGCCAAGCAGGAGCTCTTCAAATAAGGTAAATTCAAATAAATCCTGACATACACATAAAGACTGTCAGTAGAAAGCAATTAGTTTGATTAAATGGTCTGATTACAGTCAGAAACAGGCTCCAGAACACCAGACAGCTCTGCTTGACTTTCATTTTCTTACTCAGCGTCAGTACACAAACTCATGTGcttactcacacacatttttcttttctgtcaggAAGGAGGGCAGTCACAAACAACATAGAATTGACATggcaaaataaaccaaatacgCTTTATTTATAAATCTTGAGTTATAATTTAATACGGTACCAATATGTTAACCAATATGCTTTCACAGTACATCAGAGTGGTTGTCAAAAAAGAAGTAAACACAAgtacacactcatatacacacactcacagacacacacacacacacgcatatacacacactttcatttcaGCAATACCCTGCAGTGGTCTATTGTGCCATTAAGCGGCCTGGGCTCATAAATGCATGAATTATAATGAAATAAGTTTGTTACTTGACCTGGGAAGTTGTGTAAAGTTAATTTATCCCAGTAAGAAACTGTAGTTGTACATCAGGCCCAGTGCTCATAAAATctctgtcagacagtcagtgtAAAAGACCTGGAAACATAAATGAATGAAGTGTGTGGTAATGCATCAGTCATTAATCCAGTAGAGTAATGTCATTACTTTGCACTGTAACAAGTTTCCATTGAAAagaatacattttctgtttaacgcctctaaatataaaaaaaatatcagctaTCAAACATTCAGCCTCCTGTCCCTTATCCATTTTTGCCTCCTTATCAAATCTCAGTTTGGATGAGAGACAACAAGAAAAGTAGAATTTCTCTAAGTGGCAAGATTCACTAATTTGATAAGAAACATGGtccaaaggagaaaaaaaatcttttaaaatattgtttctagagggttaaaaaaaaaaaaagtagaaattgAACATTGTGGCAAGAGGTAATACTTATACTTGCCAGGAAGTATGaactaaaacatttaaagaaatattaatgtaaaaaaaagtaatgataCTACCTATGATTAACAAGTAATGCATTACTTGGCGCAGCCTAACACTGATCATGAGAAGTGCAGTTTCCAAAttcattttgctctttttcttcgCATTCTTTCAGTGTCGATAATGCAAATAGAATAAGAACCCAAAGTAACAGAGCGTTAATCTCACCTTTCTGTCCATACACAATTGAGCAAGTAGGTTAAAGTCAGAAGTTGCTGGGATTCAAACATTTGTGTTAAATCTTTCTGAAATGTTCCTTTAGTCCAAAGTGCCATGTCTGGAAGGTatgaaacaaacaaccaaaagaaaaaaaacaaaaagagacgACACAAGACAATCCCTGCAGTTTTCTCACTAGCCggggaaaaaatacataaaacattaaaaaaaaaaaaaaaaaaaaaaaaaaaaaaaaaggagccaaAACATAATTTACAAGCACgataaatatacacacagggtccaataaatattgtttgttatCCCAAAACCATACACTGTGACTGGtcaccacactgtaaaaaatgtccatcataACCAgtcatttaatttctctttgAACAAGTAAAAAATTCTGCCAGTGGTATCTGATCGTTTCCACGCTGCCCGTTTATTTCAGGGACCTTTCTAAAAACGTAGGAACACAATACAGAATAAGGCAGATCGCTCCTCTGGTATCAAGAAAACGCTGAGACTAAATCAATTTTTTTACCTTGAAAATTTCTGTAATTATCTCATTCCACTGGCAGTTTTTTATCCTTGCTCGAAGCAACAGAGATTttaatctgcagcagctgaaatgaCTAGATTTGAGGTGTGAGATCTTTCCTGACCTTAGCAGCACCACTGCATCTTTCTCCTCTATTGAATAGGCATGTAAGGCCAGTTGAAGCTGCTCCCGGACAGCAGCATGTCCCTTATCAGAGTTTCTATGGGGGTTTTCCCCACCAGACGGACGAAGAAAAGCTGCTCGATGACAGAAGACGAGACAGTGCGGAGGGAAGGCAAGCGGAGCAGCAGCTTTCCAAACCTGTTAGGCTGGTTGGGATACTGGCTCCTCACATACTCCTCTAACGCACACTGGGATTTCTCCTGCAGACCCTCCACATGGGCCACATCTGACAGACCACAAGCATCTACAGACAAGGGAGAACAACAGCGAGACAAACAACAAGCAGGAGAAGAAGTGATCAAGACCAGTGGTTCAACCAGGCATCGAAAGCATCGCCAGCAAAATTcaaaactgtttcatttcacGAACCAGGTTAGCACAGAGTGACTACAGTACACAGCAGCAtaggaaggaaaacaaagttaGCGTGTAATGTAGTATTTCGTTAAAAATGGATGCAGCCTGATCATcacaagggaaaaaaagccCACCAGGAACAAAAATCTGTTATATGTTCAGAAAAATCATTTGATTTCATCGAtcaaattgttttgtttctgaaagTTATCGTTTTTTACTTGATACTACTTACTACACCTCTGATCGAAACTTTAAAGGAATGGGCAGGACTGCAGACTACTGACCATTTGTGGCTGGGTTCAGATAGTTTACCATTATTTGAGATCAGACATGAATCTGGGCGAGATAGTAACAGAACAGTAAATGGGTATATACACTATTAAATGTCCTATGTGCAGTATTTGACAATAAATATATCGGTCACAGTAGCGTCATAATGTAAGAGAGAAACAAACCTCTAAATTTTTATTTAGGGTCCCTGCTgtggtgaaaacacaacagcatgaAGACAAAAATCTACATACAGTTAACCTGTCATTGAGATACACTGATATCCTATCAATCTATTGCCATCAGGGATCAGAGATGGTGCTATTGGTCcaatcaaatggaaaaaaaacgaTGTTCAGAACGTAGTGATGAGGAAACAATACAGATGTATCAATAGCATGGTCAGAGCATCAACTGCTTTACTGTGTATGACCtcttatatactgtatgtttatctACACACTGTGGACCCCTCTGTTTGTACTATAACGCTGCAGGCCGGATGGCAGCAGGGGTTAAAGAACGGTTAATGTGTCCCAGTTTAAAGACACGTGTTCAGATGTGCTCATGGGGACTGAAATAGACCTACATAAGagaccttttttattttttactctgcTGCTACTTGTCCTTTGAATCCAGCCATCAAACATTCTGACTGTATTAAAAGGTTGTGAAATAGGAAACTGCTAAGAAATCTATTGCCAGTATTGATTTTCATAAAGATGTGACAATTTAAATATACAGCgtaaatatttatacatttatcaATAGAATtagattaaaacatttaaaaaattgaCTAATTATTTTAGTTCactatttgaaaaataaataaataaatgcaaaatttAAAGCTGAGAAATTACAGGTTTATTTAGTTGTTTTCTCTTTGgggcttaaaataaaaatagaaacttGTCAAACTACCATTCTATTAGATAAAATCCTTTGTGGgttcacaaaaaaatgtgtcagcAATGGAATAAAATATCAGATGGTGTCAAAACTTAGATGCCAAACCctattttcatttacatactgtattaagtgttttatattttttgggCTGCAGGTAAATACCTGCAGTTTGTAAACCCACCTGACCTCACTcacagcattttaaattttataataaaaatactttgttaAAGTTCTCCTTTTACAAACTATATGAGATCATATAAGTTCAGTGAAGATTATAGTTCATATACAAAAGATATATAATGATCCTGGAGGTctaatcacatttaaaaatctatatttaatttttttgtgcttgttattgttaattgtatatttttatttatttttttattatttatttttgttttttgggagTAATACCCTAACTATAACTTTAATGGCCCAAAAGATTCATTTAATGTAGGAGGGTAGGTGGtggcatttcattttcttttcttttttttcctccacatttcatgacacactctgaaacacaggaCATTTATGGTTTTTCTAGAAAAGGACAAATTTCTTTAAATGCATATTTAGGGTTTTTAACCAGCTTTTTTATGTCACACTTCACCAATGTTCAGTTTAGACCATCATCACTATCAAATATCGGTTTTCGTAAATAACTTTTTAGGGCTAATTGATGGTCGTTGATCAGTTCGGCCATTAGTTCATTAAGGCCCGAGGCAACTATattttggctttaaaaaaataaaaaattctttctttctttcattttaaagatttttcctTTGTTCGTTCTGATGGctgtttgtttataattttatttactACGTCACACCACCGTTACACTTCAAGCTAGGCCACTAAAGacacatttcattcatcatcattcacCCTCAATGTTTGGATGTAGGGACAGGGAGCTTACCTGTGGTGAAGAGCACAATGGCCTTGATGCAGCTGTACTCTGCTGAGTCCACGTGCAGCACCTTGAGCTTCTCCACCTGCTCCTGGAAGACCCGGATGTGGTCCATGAAGGCCACTACCCGGTCCGCACTCATCGGGGAGGCGTGGAGGCCAGCGGCGGCCAGCAGCGGGGCGACGTGGACGGGCATGGAGCACTGGGCGGCGTTCAGGACGAACAGTTCGCTCCAGGTGAGGCGAAGCAGAGCCACCTGGTCCGGTACCTGAAGGTCCGGGAAGAAAGGGATGTTGCGGGCCCACTCCACGGCGCTGAAGAGCATCCGAGCCGCCAGCTCGCAGATGTTCTCTATGCCCATGATGTTGTTGTTCTGCAGGCACTGAGAGCCGAACCTGGAGGTCGGGTAGGGCTCGGCCCGCAGCAGGAGAGAGATGTATCCCGACAGATAGGAATGACACTGTAGAGGGTCTCCGTTTGTCAGAGCAAACTGGCCGTGATAAGACTGGGTAGGAATCCTGCCTCTTTGAACAGCTGCAAcgaaaaacagcagaaatgtcaaTTCACGCTAGAAGGCgattaaaacaacacagatgaCATTCGAAGAAAATGCAAACAGATAAATGCGGGAAACATCTTTAAATCAACATCCATGTTCATTAAAACAACTGAACATCGTACAGGCTAACCTCCCCCGCCCTCCCTCTTCCTTTAGCTATTAAAGTTCATTTCTGCGTCCAGTGTTAGCCTATATTAGACGGGCCCTTCAGAAATGCACACGAATAACTATTTTAGACAGCTCCTGGAAAGAAATGTCACATTCAGCTCGGTGCTCGGAAATCTGGGCTATTTGTAGGCCACGACCTGCAGATAATGGCGTGCGAGATGTTTCGGCGTGGTTGTGGGTCTTTGACGAGTCTTATTTTGtatcaaaatgtttaacttCAAGGCCATAAGTCTCGTGTTAGCACCTCGTAGTAATGTCCACTAATATTAGCTACTTTCTGGGGAGTAACTTCGCCTGTACCCACTTTGATAGTATCCTACTAGACGCGCGCGCGTGTGTATTTTAATCTCCCTATTTTGAGTGGTGAAATCTGGATTAAAATGTATTGCAATTTATAATAAATCTGCTTTTATAACTCTGAAGTGTCACTCAGTTATTTTGGACGCTGTAAAAGTGGGCTACAGTGGGCTACGTTGGGCCTGTACGACCAGCATACATAATGAatacgcacagacacacacacacacacacactcacacagtccaCATGCGCAAACATAATCTCCCACAAACGTTACGCACTCGAAGGCTACAATTATCACGAATAAAACATTGAAACTAAATAGAAATGTAGCGACACTGTTGTCGAATTTGAACATGTGATATTAAAAGTAGCTTCAGGCTGTTTGAGCCGCACAATGGCCGAGTATGACGGACATACAGCGGAGCAACAATAATATACTGAACATGCTACAGGATGCTAGCTGGAACACACTAATCCCTGTAATATCACAGGATAGACAGTGGGCTGCAGAGGTTAGTATCCGAGACAAACAGAATTATAATAGACCTTTACTGcatatgttaaataaatatttctagACGGAGAAAATATCTACAGTGTCACGGCAACAGCAACACTAACGCTACATCCCTGTGTCCAGAAATAAATTATATAGAGACTAGCTAGGCTATACAAAGGTAGCATGCACAACATGAATAGTTAAGTGGACAAACGTGTGTTTAAAGTAAATAATGTGAGTGAACAGAGAGATGAACAGTGTCCCGGACCGTGTAGTGCTGGATAATATGATGTGATAATACCGATAGCAACAACAGGAGGATGCCAGCGCGTACCTTCCCTCCTCATGCCGACTTTGAGGCATTTCTTGAGGCGACAGTACTGGCACTGGTTGCGGTGGTGCTGGTCTACGGGACAGTTCCTGTTGGCCCTGCAGGTGTAGGTCAGGTTCCTCCTGACGCTGCGTTTAAAGAAGCTCTTACATCCCTCACATGTGAACTGTCCGTAGTGCTTCCCGCTAGATTTATCCCCGCACACGATGCACTCGATCTGTTGGCTCTGCTGTTTGTCCatggacgaggaggaggaggaggaagaggaggtgttGTTATTGGTGGTGTGGTCGCGGTAGAGGTGCTGGACGGATTGGGCTGCGGTGCGCCCTGGGGTGGTGCCGCCGCCGCCGGGGGTATTTCCAGAGAGGACACCGGGTTCATGTGTCCCGTCAGCTCCCCGGACAGGGACAGAGGTGCGACTTGGGACACCGGGGAGGAGAGGGTTCCCTGACTATCCCCGACGCCCTCAGTGTTTCTCCATGCAACCATAGCCATATCGACTGTCACCAAAACTTTGCGCGCCCAACTTTCCTTTTTTACGCAATAATTAACGCACTTTGTTTCTCGGCATTAACTACTAAAAACACGTTCAAGGAGACCGCGGCATTGTTTGccaaaattaaatacaaattaagCCTCAAAATACGAACGGAGCTCATAAGATAACGGCAATAAAATTATAACGCGCGACTTCGCAAGTAAAGAATGGGCAGTCACCCAGAAACAGCTTCGGCGCGGGGGAAATCCAAAAAGAAAGCTTCATTCAGACCGAGATAATGCACTATAACAtccacagagggaaacataAAGACCGACAACACTGAGCCACAATCCACAAGGGGAAGCAACGTTATCCCAAGAAAAAATATGTAATCTGATCCTTTCTGTCCGGTGTGTCCAGCTTTAATGAGAATACCGTGCGAGCAGATCCTTCATCAATGATGGAGTCGCCGGACCAGGCTTTCCAGACGCTCCCTGCTCTCCCGATCAGTCAGAAGTTACATTAAAAAGACAAcggggggagagagaaagagagagagggagagagagtgatggatgatgattttgatgatgcTTTGCTCCGGgacggaggaggagagtggTGCGTCCACACGTCACGACTGTGACTCGTTGACGTCTCCGTTTGGGGGGCGGGGCTAACGCGAGGAGAAGCTGGTCTGGGAGCAGTAGTGTGGGGCCTCAGTTCTAAGTTGACACGGCAGGATGTGGTGTGAATTCTTGCCTCCCATTATGTTTTCTGGTCGTCTGTCtgtcttggtgtgtgtgtgtgtgtctgcgcgtGTGTTGCTTGCTATTATTCTCTCGGACATCTGTCATGTATAGCCTGCTCTAACATAAAAGGAGATAACTTACTTTAGCTCAGACTTTATTAGTCTCTTATGAGGAGTAttacagacagaagcagcatGTCCTAACTGCAGTAATTTGATGCCACCTAGTGTCATCAGTAAATTACACAAAAAATTACCTACAGTAGGCTAACTCACTCACATGGCTTAAGAcacatttctaaaatgttaaaGTGTTTATCACACGTGGACAATAGGCCATGTTTAATTCATTTCCCCTCTCCCATCTGTGCTGTTGTATATCAACCCTGACTGTAATTTTATCTCTTTTCTTAGCATGTTTTTCAAATATCACcctgatgttttttaaaatatactttttctGGGGGTTGTATTAATCCTTGTATCCTTGTATTATGAAGGgagaataataaaaagaaatcagtttttctgtttgtcttgttaatatgcttttttttttttaattataaaggaggtcctttggagtgcagggggcactcCTGAGGACTTTTTAAGACACTGTTACGGCATCAACCATCTACTATGGAGTGATCGGCTGGGGTAGCAGCAtaaccggtcgaggcagattgccgcccaccctgagtcgGGTTCTGCTagaggtttctgcctcttaaaaggaagtttttctttgccactgtcgcctagtgcttgctcatggtgggatctgttgggtctctctctgtaaatacctattttaaagagtatgatctagacctgctctttatgaaaagtgcctcaagatgacttttgttgtgatttggcgctatataaataaaattgaattgaatctcAACAGTGGACAGGcaagagactggacaagctgatcaagaaggCCAGCGCTGTCCTAGGGTGCCCCCTCGACCCAGTGGAAGTGGTGGGAGAGATCCCTGATGGACAGagagctccaccccatgcaggacagtctgacaacACTGAGGAGCTCCTTCAGcaataggctgcttcacccaaagtgtgtgaaggagaggtatcacaggtccttccttcctgctgctgtcagactctacaaccagcactgctcctagtagACCACACAGTCACAAGGACCatttcactaggttctgcatcctgacaaaacagctgctatcagtcattcactgtgtgcaataTCATTTTCAAAATTGGCAATATCTGTTCaatctgtctctatgtatatagtcctgtgtatattgctcacttgttcattttttcttacattgtcctgtttatactgttcttatgtttcTATGTTTTATAATATTATCTTGCTTATACCTTGTCTTTTACTCATATCTATgcctttttttctatcttttcaatctctGATACTGCTGCAAAAAtgttgtgggactaataaaggaatatcttatcttaaaacagtttttacattAGTGATGTTCTTCTACTTAATAACAGTTTTACCAAAGAGAAAACTTCTAGTTTAGTTTTCATGCCTGCTCCCACTATGGTTTTAAAATTCTTTTCTATATTAGGCTATTGTTAATTAAAGATTTTTACAATCACCAAAAACAGTAGACTCATGTAAAACAAGAATactaaaaataattaatgttttgCATCACTGTGTCTTTTATGTGAAATCAATATATAATCTGATTGTCTGATCTTATCCATCCTCACTACAGGACTTCATTAAAACCAAATGCCCTGCCAGCCCTACAGTATACTGTCAGTTTACCCACACTGGACTGATTCAGTACTTCTATCATGTTTTTCCAGGGTCTAAtctggggttagggttagacagAGCTCATAAATAGCACAACATCTATCATATAGTATGTTCTGTTATAATACACACAGTGTAATAATGCAGCACTAACTTACAGCTGTATGATTGCCATCTGTGTCTCTACATACTACTGTTATCTCTTGATATGTTTCAGCACCTGTTTCACCAGGATCCTGTCTATTTTTGAAAAATTCCTGTGATTAATGATCTTGATGTTCATGGAGGCCTTTAATAGCAACTCACTGCCACCCAAACATGTCTGCCTGGCCATTTCACTGTTGACTCATGCTCTACGAGCCTTGAGGCTGAGTGCGCTGTCACGTTCTTCCAGACAGCCAGCACTGCAGTCATCCAGCgactgctcacacacaaaacaagcttTGCTCTGCCTGCTAACAAAACACAAGGCTGACGTCCAAGACCAATCAGCGGTGGAAGGTCAAGGCTAAAGTGTTTACCACACTGGATGGGGATGATTCATTCCTCCACAGTTTAATTCACTGAACTCTCCCCTCCCCTGCTCTATCATGTGACAAGTCCAGTTAACATTAATCACAGATTTGGGAGTTTTAAGATGATAAATCCCCCCCTGTTTTTCGTGATCTGGTGCCCTTTAAGACTTAAGACCGGTGGGGAGCTGAAAGCGAGCTAAATGGAGACTAAGTGAGGGAGAGTTTGGCCAGGAGagacctgctgtgtgtgcaaaAACCACCAGGATGTGACTGTTTACAGCACAGTGGGAGGCA
Coding sequences within:
- the LOC108897656 gene encoding LOW QUALITY PROTEIN: COUP transcription factor 2-like (The sequence of the model RefSeq protein was modified relative to this genomic sequence to represent the inferred CDS: inserted 1 base in 1 codon), which gives rise to MAMVAWRNTEGVGDSQGTLSSPVSQVAPLSLSGELTGHMNPVSSLEIPPAAAAPPQGAPQPNPSSTSTATXTTNNNTSSSSSSSSSMDKQQSQQIECIVCGDKSSGKHYGQFTCEGCKSFFKRSVRRNLTYTCRANRNCPVDQHHRNQCQYCRLKKCLKVGMRREAVQRGRIPTQSYHGQFALTNGDPLQCHSYLSGYISLLLRAEPYPTSRFGSQCLQNNNIMGIENICELAARMLFSAVEWARNIPFFPDLQVPDQVALLRLTWSELFVLNAAQCSMPVHVAPLLAAAGLHASPMSADRVVAFMDHIRVFQEQVEKLKVLHVDSAEYSCIKAIVLFTTDACGLSDVAHVEGLQEKSQCALEEYVRSQYPNQPNRFGKLLLRLPSLRTVSSSVIEQLFFVRLVGKTPIETLIRDMLLSGSSFNWPYMPIQ